The nucleotide sequence TTGGAGGCCTGCCAGAGAGCGAAGGCTTCCTCGTAGCTGGAGGCGACGCCCGGCAGGGTGTCCAGCTCGTAGACCGGCGATTCGTTGGACAGGATCGACAGGAAGATCTCGCCGGCCTGGACGGTGCCGCGACGCACGGACGGCTTGATCTCGCCGTGGGAGATCAGCGAACCGCCGCTGTGCACGGTGATGCTCAGCTCGCCATCGGTGGCCGCGGTGACCTCCTCGGCGAACTGCTTGGTGTTCTTGGTGTGGAAGCTGGCATCGCCATACGGAGTGGCGAGGTTCCACTGTGCCGCGAGGGCCGAGCCACTGAAGGCCAGGGCACCGGCGGCTGCCAGTCCGATGAGGGTACTGGAGGTGGCAGATTTGCGGGTGAGGGAGTCGCTGGGCTTACGCATGTCTAGTTCCTCATTATTATTGAATGTTGTCGGCAGACGATTTCATTCTTCAAGTGACAGGCCATCCCGTCCAATCGTTAATTCTGATTCACAGTATCGATGAAATCTTTCATCGTGTCGTCGCATGAAAGCCTTTGGCGATATTGTTAGACCTTGGTATGACGTGCCCTGGCGCACGATCAACCCTGTCTCAGCGCATGCATGACGCTTCGATCAGGCGGGGGGAGGCGCGTGCTGGCGAGAGTAGGTCTCGGCACACTGGCGACCCAGGCGCGCGACACTGGCGCAGAAGTCGGGGTAATTGGCATTGCGCCAGATGGCCTCATAGACCATCGGCGGCAGCGGGGTCTCGAGTGGCAGACGCACCAGTTCGCCGTGATTGATCACGTCCTCGACGGTGGCGACCGGCAGGACACCGATGCCCAGTCCTTCGCTGCTCATGCGCAGAATGGTCATCAGGGTGCTGGTGCAGTGCACCTTGGGTTGGGTGATGCCCTGTTCGGCGAGGTAGCTGACAAGCTCCGTATAGGGACGGGCCTGCTTGCTGAAGGAGATGAAGGGGGTTCTGGCGAAGCATTCGCCGTCCTGGGCCAGCTGCTCGGCGAGGGTCGGCGAGGCGAACATGCCCATCTCGAAGGTGCACAGCGGTGTCTGGGTCGCGTAGGGGCCCATGGCGGCGCTGTCCATCGCGAACAGCATGTCGAGGTCATTGTCGGCCAGGCGCTGATGCAGAAAGGGCGAGATGTCGACGGTCATTTCCAGCGTCAGCTTGGGGTAGCGCTCGGCCAGCTGGCGCATGAAGGCCGGGAACCAGCTGTTGGCGATGGTCTCGATGACGCCCAGACGCAGCGTGCCGGAAAAGGCGCCTTCCTCCTGAAACAGGCGCATGGCTTCCTCGCGCCCGCTCAACAGGCGTTCGGCATGCGCGAAGAATTCCCGACCGCGCAGGGTGGGCTGGATGGGGCGGGTGGCACGCTCGAGCAGCGATTCGCCGACGGCGGCCTCAAGACGGTTGATGCGGTCCGAGA is from Cobetia marina and encodes:
- a CDS encoding LysR family transcriptional regulator, producing the protein MFDFKELEAFVWVVRLGSFRKGATKLHLTQPSISDRINRLEAAVGESLLERATRPIQPTLRGREFFAHAERLLSGREEAMRLFQEEGAFSGTLRLGVIETIANSWFPAFMRQLAERYPKLTLEMTVDISPFLHQRLADNDLDMLFAMDSAAMGPYATQTPLCTFEMGMFASPTLAEQLAQDGECFARTPFISFSKQARPYTELVSYLAEQGITQPKVHCTSTLMTILRMSSEGLGIGVLPVATVEDVINHGELVRLPLETPLPPMVYEAIWRNANYPDFCASVARLGRQCAETYSRQHAPPPA